DNA from Eucalyptus grandis isolate ANBG69807.140 chromosome 5, ASM1654582v1, whole genome shotgun sequence:
taatatgaagaaaatgagccaagtacattattttaattggaaCATTTGAGTGTGAGCACGATGTCTTAGTTGGGATTGGATGGGTGCATGAATGATTATGAGAACCCGTCCTCGATGTGCGTCGGGTGGACGTTGCctctatatgggatgcccttgGACAATTAGATGTCGGTCGCAGTAGACTTTGGACTGATGCTCTTAAGGATTGCCATCTCATGTAGATGTTGTTGTGCTCAatgggatgagacaatgtctgaTTACGTTAGAAGACCGCCGAACGTCAAGTAAGTTGTGCCAATTGAGCCGACATTAAAATTGAAACGCGTGATTGATTGAGTGTCTTAACTACAcatgattatgggacaaaattgtgtggtacggtatgggacatgtcataatggtttggccttataatcgggacccttgtaTTTATTGAGATATGAGATGTGGCGTTTCGATTGATTGAGTATTATTACGGCATATGGTTGACTATATGAACTGTGCTTACGTGTAGGGAGGAACTGAGGTGAGGTGAGCTTCTCTGGTTGTGTTGTTAGGCCGCCCCTAGACGTATTTCTTTCTAATAGGCAtttaaggggtgaacttgctaagacaatgtttcaccccgtcgtgggctaattcttttcaggtccttagatggcggtcccTCCGGAACGTTTTGGTCAGCCTCGGGTTATTACTGAGTAGAGCATAGATGTCCTCATTCCTGAGagtcattgggtctatgagcCGATTGTGACCACtgtttgggtcgatgagggcctaccttagAGGGTACCTCATTGATTCAAGGCATGGTTTCGCTATGGACTTAATGGGTATAGGGTAGGTCCCCTTCAAGGATTTGATATTCCTGCCGTTGTGGTCAACACCGCTCTGGGTGAGGGTGCAGCTGACCCTCATGATGGGGCtttggaggacccgaagcccccAGAGCCTGTGAATGTGGAGTCCAAATGATTGGTGAATGTGTCTGActagtaggtcgtaggacaactTCTTTTTGAAAGCTGATCTTTTTGTAAAcctttgtatataaacctagtttgtatataaaagtgttttttgaaatttgtatcatgtttttctatcccatattatTTGCTGTTAAGTgtttttatttgcttccgcatgtacaataaaataaatgggtcggtaACGCATCATGGGACGttgcaattttattgatcaccgagggatgtgtgcaCACTTGAGTTTTGGGGGTGACACTATCAAGGAAGATTTATAAGTTGCATTTACaggtatttattaattaattttagtaattatttaattaattatattttttcaaaaattaaaccAGGATAATCGGTGACCagaatctcgtgctgattgcaatgatgtGTTTGGTCTATTTATTTGGgtgctaatttgtgcaatttgagtgaTAATTGCAAtcttgggtatttatcccaaaatttattaatttcagtatttaattagaaaaattaccgggcgtcggtttacatctagtgggattttataaaataaagatattatattttttacttAGGCTGACCGTGTaaccacacatgattatttttatggaTATTTTTaacatgaagaaaatatgccaagacactatttttattgagaaatttaagtgcgaagcacaatgtccttggccatGGGTGAATAATCATGTGATGGTTTATAGTCGTAGTAAGAGgactattgaaagatgaggTGACGTATGTTGAGTGTGACGATATGGGATGTGTCAAGAAAACTGCTGAACTCTTAGTAGGCCGCGCCCATCGGGCTGTGATTAACCGTTGAATTTTGAGTAGGCTGTGCCCTTTGAGCCGTGATTAAAATACAAAGCCTTGGTTACGTCAGAAGACCACCGAGCATCAAGCAGGCCATGCCCTTGGGACCGTAATTAAAATTGGGATGTGTGTTTGGTTGAGATTGTGTGGGACATTCCCAATGATGTGTGCATTTGCTGTAGGCatctgtgatatgaattgtactgacatgCAGGAGGGAACTGAGGCAAATGTAAGTCCTCTGTCTTTTGCGTGCATAGGTAAAATGAGTGAACTTGCTGAGAAATCATCGcacccgttgtgggataacattttcaggtccttagagggcagttgtggaggacccgaagcttCGGAGTTGATGAGGAGGAGACCGGAGAATTGGCGAATGTATTCGATTAGTGGATCATAGGACAGtcccctttttgttgagccgaTCTTTTATAAACAACCTAGATTTGTGTATAAACATGCCTTTTTGTTGAGCCTATCTTTTATAAACAACCTAGATTTGTGTATAAACATGCCTTTTTGTTGAGCCGATCTTTTATAAACAACCTAGATTTGTGTATAAACATGGAGTGTTTATAAAAggcttgttttggttgtgaattattgccaacttttttttatcccatcttattgttgtttggggatttattattcattccgcatgtgtattaaaatgaatgggtcgatgacgtgtcctgggacgtcgcatatttatcgaccaccgaggaaTGTGCGAGCGCTTGAGGTTGGGGGTGATAGCATTCTTCagaggaatttcttccaatcaatcagttggacataattaattaagaaaatcttataactgtttgaagattgagatgaaaatccgATGATTTTGGTCACCCACACAATCCGAAtgtaggttttcataagtaaatactttccaaaaaggaacttgtatttaaaattgatttcatcaattcttgattgattccatcaatatatttataaaaggcAAGTTAGATTTTTGCCGGAATTCCAGATACTAAGGATAAATCTCGTTTGTATTGAATCCTTGTCAAAAGATCAGTAATCTTGAGTCTGATTATATCTTCGTTTTGGATTTGGTTTCAATCTGGATCTCGTCAAAATGGGAAAGACTTCTAGAGTagatagactttgacaaaatttcacaatataGTACAAGAGTCTAGTATTCTTCCaaataagaacaagaacaagaataagaaagttttgtcaacgtTAAAACCcgataggagttttctcaataGACATAAATGAGTTGAAATGCTTTTTATGAGAGCTCATATTATGTCTTTCATGAATTCTCTAAATGTTGTCCGCAAACACAAAATATTGATATGAGTTACCATGTTTGGCATATTCAACATATTTGTCGACGCTTCTGCAAACTTAGAAAATGATCAGAATTGTTGCTTCTGTAGGCACAATAGACTTTTCTAAGATGATTCCTTTCCTTGTATAGTTCCACTTACCATTATtccaagataaaaaaaaaaaaaaattaccagaCACGTAGCACCGTTCCTTTCTAttgtcggagagagagagagagagagagattatcaAGAAATTCCGATGTTACTGCTAGATTTACTCTCAATTGTCATGAAATGAGAAGAAGTTAAGGCATAATATTTAGTTGTCAACACTGCTTTGAttgatagatagatagatagatagatagatagatagatagatagaggCAAAGAGAGATAGATAGGTATCTGGTATGCATTGTAGACAGAATTGTAGGTAAAATAAGAAACCAATTCACGATAAGAGAATTGATACGTAATCCCCCTCATAGTTTAGTGGCTACACAACATAGCTAAACAACGCGGATAGACACATGAATATATAAATAGGAAATTAGGAGAAACTCATAAATCTCCTGGTGCTTGTATTTTGTGAATAAATGTTCTGATTATTCTCGTGCGATTGGATAAGAAGCTTGTGATGCGAGTCCACATATTCCTTTAGAACTACCATTGCCTCTTTGAATCCTCATGTAACCGCGTTCACCCCATGTCTCGCCCCACGAGTTCCGAATCTTCCAGAACTTAATTCCGTCCTCGCTCGTCCCATACCCGACCACGACCACCGCGTGGTCCAGCTCTCCACTGCAATCCCCATTGAAGATGCCACTGCTATAGCTCTGGAACTCCTGCCCACTGGAAATGATTCCGACCGAGACTGGCTGCTGCACAACTGCCTTCAGGAGCTCGTCCTCACCAGGCGGGACATCTGCGAAATGCTTGATCTGCGCTGCATGTTGGGCTGCTTTTCTCCTGTTGCAAGTCCCGTCTTTCTCTTGGTACGCATATGTATCCTCAGATGCAATTCCTTGGTTTTGAATTATGTACTTGAAAGCATTGTCAGGAAGACCGCCATCACAACCATAGCTTTCGGTGTCACAGTCAATTAGTTGTTGCTCGGAGAGCACCGGCAATTTACCGCTTGTGATCTGCGAGATTCCTTCTACTGCTGCTACTGCTGAGAATGCCCAACAAGATCCTgcattcataaaatttgttgaCATTATAAGTGTGAAAAATCACATTACTTCTCTCAATTTTGCTGCCATTGCTGTCTGACTTCTCAAAACGGGTACGCTCcaaaaactatttcaaaatGGAAGTCAAAAATCAATCTTAATTGCATACAAGCCATAAGATACTCACCACATTGGCCTTGGTCCTTGATCAGATTTACGGCACCTTTCTTTACCCAATCGATGCCATCAGGAACATCCCCAGTCAAATGTTGGTGGCTCAATGGCGTTAATTTGGGGGACTTTGGTTTCTTGGATGATAAGTATCCCGTGTGGCTCCGGATGAACTCCTCATTGGTCAAGTCAGAAAATTGATTTAAGCCCATCTTGAAAGTCCTATTCCTGGCTGCGTTGGAGTCTTCGATGAATCGCAAGTTCTCCTCGAAAATCGCCTGGCGTTTCACCTTCTCCCCTGAGTCCTTGTAGGTCCGACCATACTGGGCCATCCATTGCTCATGCTGCTCAGCAGTGGTGGATTCATGCAATGTGCGGACCGACATCGCATGCCATGCCCAGGTGCTAAGAATTAGGGCAAGGGAGATGATGAATTCGCTCTTGGCAGGAAAAGCCATTGCACCAGCGTAAGCCGGATGGTGTGTTTCTCAGTGTGATACTCAGAAGTGAATGATGAAATACCTGCACCGGACCATATATTTATGGGCTTGCTTGTGATAGCTGTACTCTATAATCGAGCCACGCAAAATTCTTCTTACGTGACTTATAAGGTTGAAAATTTGGTTCCCAGTTCCGTATTCAATACGGAGATACGACTGACAAAACCATGCATGTCCGGATATGCGAAACTCTAGGGACAAGCGTGGAGGGCACGAGTTGTCATGTTGCCTCAATCAACTCACAAATTGTCTTTGTCCTCGACTAGCCACATCCGCGAGGTCCTTTGTGGAATCCATAATTGGCATGAAGTGCCGTTTTAAGCACTCCATTCTTTTGCCGTGAATTTTGGAGATACTTATCAAAATGAGGTTCTTACATTTATATCTTGATCTCTCCTTGCTTGAAGCAATGTTGCAGTTCAAAACCACTATATACTTAGACTCCGTTCATctcgcggaaaataatttccaggaaaatgttttccagatttttcggcgtttgtttcatggaaaatgaattccttggaagaaatgtttttcataaaaggaaaaaaaagtcttataaattaagggaaaatgttttttacttttgaaaaatggaaaacatttttctcacatgatctctcttatcttacACATCTATAAATCCTCACTTCTTcctcccatttctttttcttctttgctttttttgttcgaattatttttaaattttcttttttttttttaattcgaattatttttaatttcctttttctttttcttttgtttcccatctttttctttcttggctagtcatcGGCCGTTGCCAGTGAACCTCGAGCTCGTCAATCTCAAGCTCATGCTCGCGCTCATGCTCTGCactcttgcttatcattttctttatttattctaccTTGATGTTATACGTTGCCTAAGCAAAGGGCTTtacatactttgcttcttttttcttttgtttattagaacacaaaaatGCAGGGGAAAAACAGACCACTCAACTGGAAGATTCTCATGAAGGCTTTATatgctttgtttcttttctcttttgcttctttttaaaatccatacgatcatttttttagagtagatgagcgttttgtgacaataagggaacaaagatatgaagtTAGTTTACCTGAATTTAAaagcaagttcatatttgaagGATTTATAAGTCAATAAGTGATGCATGCCTAAGTGGtaaagtcttagaaaatattttccttaccgaacactggaaaatatatttcgaaacattttcaggttttagtcaaatactagaaaaatattgtcattttcctagaaacttctgagaaaatatttttcggaaatggCCCATGTTATGCGAAATGAACGGATTCTTATTGTCCTGCCATCACACAAAATTTAATCCAAGGCACATCACAAATTACTTTGTACTCATTATTACTGAAGGGAAAAAagcaaaggaggaaaaaaagagaaaaagggaaaaataaagaaggaaaagagataaaataaaataaaataaaaattcgaaagatgtattaaaatattattaaaattgtcaacACCAATGACAACCGTCCTACATGGCATGGCTACTATCCATATTAGAGATTTGCAACTAAAATAGGTCGAAggaattcaattggcaaaaaaaaaaaaaaaaagttagtattcaattgataaaattgaaaagtttaaaattaaatcgacaaaagtgtaataagtttaagactttctagacatttttcctttttttactaTGATACCGTATGAAATTTACTGAAACCATttctaattattctaaaagtttaagctattagataaatgtgagatttaatatttaaataataacaCACTTCTTATGCTTACTTTGTACCATCTTACCATCTTATATTGGTAGTTTATCCATACAACATGATAGAAAACAAAGTTAGAAAAATCCCAAAGCAAGAATCACAACGTTCCAATACACGAAGAGCATTTCACTTATTCTACAGAAGGTAATATCTAAAATACAGGCCACAAGCGAAAGGAGAATTacaataatcaaatattatcaTCTCACCTTACCATTCATGGCCACACTAAATGAGATCATATTAaggcttcatttattttatgaataatgaactatttgaaaaataagtttGTATAAACAATCGCTTGAATCACtttaaatgattagtcaataGAAAAAGTTTTCATTGTCAACAATTTTTGTCTAAATACCTTTtcaaatgatgaaatttttttattcattaatttcTATAAGTAATACAAgcaataattttaataaaatgttttccaaatcattcatttttttatgaaaaataaaccaTGAGTGTTGGAAAATAGGCAAAAGCATTTACAATTCAATTTACATGTTTTTTTACTAACTTTCTGATTTATAACATACacaaaatttaatcattttttaagcAATAACAAGtccaaaaattttatgaacCAAGACGAATCGGTAGAAATTTTCAAGCTCCAAAAGGACATTACACAAAGATCACGCGAGCCACACACACCCCAAGCTACAATTGGACCTTGCATGTCCGAGTTAGTAGATTTAAGAATCCTTCACACATGACATCCAAGTTAGATCTCTAATTGTTTCACATGCAAACCATGATCATTTTACTAATGCAACTATCAAATCAGTAGAATCCTTGTGATCTTTGGCTGATTTTATTTTCCCAGCAACTTGGTGCTAACACCTTATTTATGTCATTGTCCAGAATATACTTGCAAAATTAGGATATGTGTCCTCCAAAATTTCTGGTTCTAGCTTTTCAAAAGAGACACGATCAAGACTTTCCAAGTTTGTTGCTCTACCAGATTTTTCCCGTATCATGCATTTGAATTGTTAATACCCTACATTATTTAGATGGTCTGCTGGTTTTTAGTATTTGCCTTCcttatagaaataaattgattttcagattttatttCTAGGTGCTTGACCTCAAGAGGTTTGTGCTTCGGTAAATATTATTATCCCATATTTTTGTGAGGGAATTTTTTTGATTCCTCAAATGATAGTGCACATACATTTCAACTCATGTGATGCTCAactattttttatgaagaaagtGGTTTCCTATCTATTTGATTTTCATGAACTCGTGATGCTTAACTGATGAAGGTTAAATGGCATCCCAAAAAGAGACATTCACCAGAAAATGGACTGAGCATTTAACTAACTTGTACGTCAGTTTTTAGTAGAAGAGGTAAAAAAAGGTCATCGCACCTCTTCTACTTACAAGTAGGGTGGAACAACATACAAACTGAATTCAATAAACAAACAGGGCTCCAATATACTCAAGTATAGTTGAAGAACAaggtgaacaaattgaaaaaatagtaAGGTAATTTTAAGAAGCTTCTTTTACAATCCTTATTTGACTGGCATAATGTGAACAATATAGTTATTGTCGATGATCTAAGTATACAAGAATCTCATGTAAAGGTATGATTTAACCTTTCATCATTTAGAGATAATGTACAAGGCAAGATGTTTAATGGTGTTGTTGATGTATGTCATCATTGTAAAAACTACAGGATAATATTAAGtggacaaaattaaaaaaaatgatgggttTCCTCAATATCCCAACTTGTGTATTGTATTTGGCGATACATGTGCTACTTGGGAGCATGAGAGGTAGGAAATGCTGAAGATTTGGCGATGTCGGATGAAGTTGGTACTGGTGGTGATGATGTAGATGGTGGTCGAGAGGACTTAAGTGAACACCATATTGATGAGGAAGTTTTTATGTCTGACAAAACTGCTACTCCAATTCATGACAAACACAAGTTAGATAGAACTCCAAATAGTGAGAGTAGAAGGAGGAGTAACTCATTTAATGTTGCTAGTACTTACAAAGCCTTGCAAGAGATTATCAAATCTAGGGCTAGTGAATTTGTGAGtggttttgtcatgtcacaggTCAAATTACCACATGTAGAACCATTCTTTGTATCCGCTGTGATTGATGTCCTAGTTAGCATGCTTGAATTGGAGCAAGatcttcacaacaaagcaatgGAACGAGCTTGTGTTAGTGCCACATGGAGGAGGCTTTCATTAAATTTCCAATTGAAAGGAGATATATACTTCTCCAATGTTTTTAATAGATGTTGGAAAATGTATCATGGATTACATGGAGTTTTATTTGATTATGTGACTTACATTGTTGgttgtcattttatttttaaggatttgatGTTAAGACTCTTACATTTGTGTGGTGAGGTTGGCTTTCATTCTATCATTTAAGTTATTGgtttttattgatatttttttatacatatatttatattaatgttTCTATATTTGTGTAATGgtataggtactatggaagGGGAATCAAATAATGTGTCTAATGGACAGGTAGTAGCGGTTGAATAGTATTTGGATGAGTTTGATATTAACATAATGATAGAATGGTTTTGTCTTGTTGCATTGAACATGTGTGTGCATATGAAAGAACTTATTAGGAACAATAAATTGTCAGGACTCAAATGAGTAGGGGAGATTGTTTATGGACGTTCTGATAAGATGTATGAAGTATTTAGGTTGGAgagacatgttttttttttttttttttaatctatgtGATCTAATGAGAACAAAAGGTTGGTTGAAACATAGTCCATATATAAGAGTAGATGAACAAATTGGGATCTTCTTATCTATGGTTGGTCACAAAAACTCTattagagatttatgtgagagattccaaCATTTAGGAGAAACAATCAATAAGTATATCACTATAGTGTTAAAAGTATTtctcaaattgtcaaaaagattaTTAGGCCACCTTCATTTGATGTTGTTCCAAATAAGATTATTATCAATCCTAACCATAATCGTTACTTCAAGGTATGATCTTTATATCGATTTTACACTATTAAATACATGCAATTATAATTTTGTGTAACGTTAGACTTTCGTAAAATCACAAGGCTGCATTGGTGCTATTGATGGCACTCACATTGATGCTTCCGTCTCTATGTCACAACAGATCCCATATAGAGGCAGGAAAAAAAGTACCACTCAAAATGTGTTGTGCACTTATTCATttaatatgaaatttacttatATATTTACTAGGTGGAAAGGATTGGCCAACAATTGTTGGGTTCTCTCAATAGCAATTGAGATTCCTCAACTACAATTTTCTCGACCACCACTTAGTATTTAATTTATCtatatgaaataaatttctttatGATTGTATAACTATTTATTGAAATGTCATATTTATGTATATCTTTTTGTAGGCAAATACTATGTGGTAGATTTTGGTTATGTAGTACTTGCAAGATTTTTAACTTCGTTTAAAAGTGAACGGTATCATTTGAATGATTATAGGGGTAAAAGGAGACAGCTCACTATGGCAAAAGAATTATTCAACCATAGGCACTCTTCGTTAAGAAATGTCATCGAAAGGTCATTTTGTGCATTAAAAAATTGCCTCTTCATTTTGAGACACATGTCTCCATTTTTAATTCGAAAGCAAGCATTTATTATAATTGCATATTGTGCTCTCCATAATTACATTCGCGACCAACACTATCAATTGTTTTGGATGAGTACTGATGAATCTAACCAAATTAAATGCATTGTAGATATAGTTAGTTCATATAATAGGCAAAGAGTATCAACAATATACGAGGCCGGGGTATACGATTCTATATACTCCAACCTATTAAATTCTTTGTCGGAGGAGCTTGGAAAAATTGGCTCGACAATAGAGGACCACCTAATTCTTCAAGCATTCTCATCTCCAACCGGAGCAAAAATGTctttggaagagaaattaatGAAGCTAAAGGGAAAGGCATCTCCAATCTTTATTGTTCCACGATTGTTGTTGtgttgtcatgccccgaaccttgAGTGTACGCACaaccctcggtggtcgatagaaTTTCGCGACATTCCCAAGACTCGTCGCTAACccgttttattttattgcacatgcggaagcgaattaactAATCCCCTAAGAACAATatacatgagatagaaaagtaggacaacccATTTTAAATCAaatacacttttataaacacgtCAAGCTTATACAGGAATGTCTATGTCATAAAGAACTACTGAGCCACCTATGCTCCTAACCCTTCCACTTCAAGCTTTGGCTCTTTACACTAGGgtcttgaaaatggttatttaataaccagtgagatataaatcttagcaAGTTCCacctgtgacatcccgatttttctcaattttatttttagccaattgagtcgggcaattcatctatgcatgtagttcgtctctcggagttggccactcacgagggaactagtctattgagtgaagtaattaaggaattttactcCGTCAaacttggggactgatcaccctcgggttggatgcaagaaaatttccccaaaagctactctGTGGATTAGGCGCGCTAAAATTGCACCAGATTGAATTTAATcgtggaaattgaaattgaatttagaaattggaggTTCGGTTATGtcacaaatcttattaggaacattggattaatttatggactttaatttggactcaattagaagagaattgatggaaattgaagtaattgaaTGTACAAGAACTTGGACctcggcggaaaatgaaattgaacctattggactaaGGTTGTGGAAAGTTTGGAGTTAGTGGATGATGACATCACCTATGATGTCATGGATGAGGCAAGATGGACTAGGGTGGTGACAAGTGGAAGGTGGAGATGAGGTCTtggaaaggtgggatgtcacttcccacttgtccccatcatcttcaacctttgaatttggaggagagagagagaaagtgtgcGTGAGAAGCCAGCGGAAGCCGAAGCCCCCTCCGCTCCTTCGCCGCtcgaccgtcgccgccgcctcgcccgccattcgccggagctcgcgtcgccgtcgccgctcgcccgCGCGCGACCGCACGCCCTCCCGCGCCGAGCCGCtcgcctccgtctccgccgcGAGTCCCGCACCGTCGTCGCCCAACCAGCTGCTGTTCGCCGCCGCCGAAGCCCTCCGTCGCCGCCGAAGccctccgtcgccgccgttcctccgcccgaGCCACCGCCGGTTCTTGCTCGAGCTACCGCCGGTCTTTCTCCGTTGTTTCTCTGTCCGTTCAGCCGCCGTTCCGCCACCCTTTCAAGCTCGGTTAGTTGCTGGAAAAACCAGCAAGAACCAGCTCCTTTTAAGCTCGGTTTGGCTCCCTATTAGTcctcatttggtgttgatccgtgtaggtttgtcgtcggcgtcgtcgtgctcttcgccggagacccgtcggaaagcgattccggtgagtttacctcactaatccgcgattagtgagttaatgatGCCTTAGGTATGTTTAGCctaagttgattgagattaggtggatagattggcCTAATTAGTtatggattatattaaggtgattaattaaggtaaagtgtgtttagtttaatggttaagtatgtttatttttaaaataaaccttgatgtgacttaaaggagtttatttatgatttaattaaatgcttcgaaattgttggattatttaataatatatcttattcgaaattcattaaaatattatttataaaaaaaaaactcgaaaaatttattttgac
Protein-coding regions in this window:
- the LOC104446869 gene encoding ervatamin-B — encoded protein: MAFPAKSEFIISLALILSTWAWHAMSVRTLHESTTAEQHEQWMAQYGRTYKDSGEKVKRQAIFEENLRFIEDSNAARNRTFKMGLNQFSDLTNEEFIRSHTGYLSSKKPKSPKLTPLSHQHLTGDVPDGIDWVKKGAVNLIKDQGQCGSCWAFSAVAAVEGISQITSGKLPVLSEQQLIDCDTESYGCDGGLPDNAFKYIIQNQGIASEDTYAYQEKDGTCNRRKAAQHAAQIKHFADVPPGEDELLKAVVQQPVSVGIISSGQEFQSYSSGIFNGDCSGELDHAVVVVGYGTSEDGIKFWKIRNSWGETWGERGYMRIQRGNGSSKGICGLASQASYPIARE